Proteins encoded within one genomic window of Brenneria nigrifluens DSM 30175 = ATCC 13028:
- a CDS encoding amidase, with protein sequence MKNVLDHSPFATIAATRRLLAARKVSPGELLRHFLARIDERDTQIKAWRYLDRDGAKRRAAELDRQMTAIACKPALFGIPYGAKDIFHTRGLPTEGGSKVRQGMISSENASVIDRLDKMGALLLGKLTTTEFANLGTPPETGNAWNPQHTPGGSSSGSAAALGARMALMTLGTQTAGSLSRPAAFNGVTVLKATYGRISKAGVIPASWSLDHVGAFTHTVEDAVLVYNALSGPDPRDETTQNQPYTPLQLREKHDYTVGIVEHPWFADVDDEIGVACRQAMDELAGRGVRLRRIELPESFAAACQAHQIVMQAECAAYHRTTFLQTPALFGAYLQEFLQQGLAISAHEYLQAQQTRARYRSELAQLFEQADILMTPATPTLAPYSLELTGSPAFNMPFTNAGVPTLALPVGFSRSGLPIGMQWVARHGNEQALVDLGLYYQQMTDWHACLPPVCQQ encoded by the coding sequence ATGAAAAATGTGTTGGACCATTCGCCTTTTGCCACCATTGCCGCCACCCGGCGGCTATTGGCGGCACGCAAAGTCTCTCCGGGAGAGTTGCTGCGTCATTTTCTGGCGCGCATTGACGAGCGGGATACTCAGATCAAGGCCTGGCGCTATCTCGATCGCGACGGCGCCAAACGGCGGGCGGCGGAGCTGGATAGGCAGATGACGGCGATTGCCTGCAAGCCGGCGCTATTTGGCATTCCCTATGGCGCCAAGGATATCTTCCATACGCGCGGATTGCCCACCGAAGGCGGTTCTAAAGTCCGTCAGGGAATGATCTCCAGCGAGAACGCCAGCGTTATCGATCGGCTGGATAAGATGGGAGCGCTGTTGCTGGGCAAGCTGACCACGACGGAGTTCGCCAATTTGGGCACGCCGCCCGAAACCGGCAACGCCTGGAATCCGCAGCATACGCCCGGTGGTTCAAGCAGCGGTTCCGCGGCGGCGCTTGGCGCGCGTATGGCGCTGATGACGCTGGGGACGCAGACGGCCGGATCGCTGTCCCGTCCGGCGGCGTTTAACGGCGTCACCGTGCTTAAGGCGACCTATGGGCGCATTAGCAAGGCCGGCGTCATCCCCGCGAGCTGGTCGCTGGATCACGTCGGCGCCTTTACTCATACCGTTGAGGATGCCGTGCTGGTGTATAACGCGCTGTCGGGCCCCGATCCGCGGGATGAGACGACGCAGAACCAGCCTTACACGCCGCTGCAATTAAGGGAGAAGCACGATTATACTGTCGGCATCGTGGAACATCCGTGGTTTGCCGACGTGGATGACGAGATCGGCGTGGCCTGCCGGCAGGCGATGGACGAACTGGCCGGACGCGGCGTTCGGCTGCGACGCATCGAGTTGCCGGAGAGTTTTGCCGCGGCCTGTCAGGCGCATCAGATCGTGATGCAGGCCGAATGCGCGGCCTATCACCGCACCACGTTTCTGCAAACGCCGGCGCTATTCGGCGCTTATTTACAGGAGTTCCTGCAACAGGGGCTGGCTATTTCCGCCCATGAGTATTTGCAGGCCCAGCAGACGCGGGCCCGTTACCGCTCTGAACTGGCGCAATTGTTTGAGCAGGCGGATATTCTGATGACGCCGGCCACGCCGACGCTGGCGCCTTATAGCCTGGAACTTACCGGTTCGCCGGCGTTTAATATGCCGTTCACCAACGCCGGTGTGCCGACGCTGGCGCTGCCGGTGGGTTTTTCCCGCTCGGGATTGCCTATCGGCATGCAGTGGGTCGCCCGGCACGGTAATGAACAGGCGCTGGTGGATCTGGGGTTGTACTATCAGCAGATGACCGATTGGCATGCCTGTTTACCGCCGGTATGCCAGCAATGA
- the ubiG gene encoding bifunctional 2-polyprenyl-6-hydroxyphenol methylase/3-demethylubiquinol 3-O-methyltransferase UbiG, whose amino-acid sequence MNAENQTPNVDQQEIAKFEAIASRWWDLEGEFKPLHRINPLRLGYIAQRADGLFGKKVLDVGCGGGILAESMAREGADVTGLDMGAEPLQVARLHALESGMAVNYTQETVEAHAQAHSGEYDVVTCMEMLEHVPDPQSVVRACANLVKPGGHVFFSTINRNAKAWLMVVVGAEYILKMLPRGTHDIKKFIRPAELIEWVDDTPLREKHITGLHYNPLTDRFKLGPNVDVNYMLHTEAANNH is encoded by the coding sequence ATGAATGCAGAAAATCAAACCCCAAACGTCGACCAGCAGGAAATCGCCAAATTTGAAGCCATTGCCTCGCGCTGGTGGGATCTGGAGGGGGAATTCAAACCGTTGCACCGTATCAATCCGCTGCGGCTGGGCTATATTGCGCAGCGCGCCGACGGCCTGTTCGGCAAGAAAGTGCTGGATGTGGGCTGCGGCGGCGGCATTCTGGCCGAAAGCATGGCGCGGGAAGGCGCCGACGTCACCGGGCTGGATATGGGCGCCGAACCCTTGCAGGTGGCCCGTTTACACGCGCTGGAAAGCGGCATGGCGGTGAATTACACACAGGAAACCGTCGAGGCGCACGCCCAGGCGCACAGCGGCGAATATGATGTGGTGACCTGTATGGAAATGCTGGAGCACGTTCCCGACCCGCAGTCGGTGGTGCGCGCCTGCGCCAATCTGGTCAAGCCGGGGGGTCATGTGTTCTTCTCCACCATTAACCGTAACGCCAAGGCCTGGCTGATGGTGGTGGTCGGCGCCGAATATATCCTGAAGATGCTGCCGCGCGGCACCCATGATATTAAAAAATTCATCCGTCCGGCCGAGCTGATTGAGTGGGTCGACGACACCCCGCTGCGGGAAAAACATATCACCGGATTACACTACAACCCGCTGACCGATCGCTTTAAGCTCGGCCCCAATGTGGACGTTAATTATATGTTGCATACAGAGGCGGCGAACAACCATTAG
- the gyrA gene encoding DNA topoisomerase (ATP-hydrolyzing) subunit A, which yields MSDLAREITPVNIEEELKSSYLDYAMSVIVGRALPDVRDGLKPVHRRVLYAMSVLGNDWNKSYKKSARVVGDVIGKYHPHGDSAVYETIVRMAQPFSLRYMLVDGQGNFGSIDGDSAAAMRYTEIRMAKIAHELLADLEKDTVDFVPNYDGTEQIPDVMPTRIPNLLVNGSSGIAVGMATNIPPHNLTEVVNGCLAYIDDENISLEGLMEHIKGPDFPTAAIINGKRGIEEAYRTGRGKIYIRARAEVEADAKTGRETIIVHEIPYQVNKARLIEKIAELVKDKRIEGISALRDESDKDGMRIVIEIKRDAVGEVVLNNLYSQTQLQTSFGINMVALHQGQPKIMPLKDILSAFIRHRREVVTRRTIFELRKARDRAHILEGLAIALANIDPIIELIRRAQSPAEAKAGLIAQSWALGTVAAMLERAGDDAARPEWLEPEFGIRDGRYYLTEQQAQAILDLRLQKLTGLEHEKLLDEYKELLAQIAELLYILANPERLMEVIREELEAIKEQYRDERRTEITHNTADINIEDLICQEDVVVTLSHQGYVKYQPLSDYEAQRRGGRGKSAARIKEEDFIDRLLVANTHDTILCFSSRGRLYWMKVYQLPEASRGARGRPIVNLLPLEPNERITAILPVREYEEGRHVFMATASGTVKKTALTEFSRPRSAGIIAVNLNDGDELIGVDLTDGSNEVMLFSADGKVVRFSEGAVRSMGRTATGVRGINLQGEDRVVSLIIPRGDGDILTVTQNGFGKRTAVSEYPTKSRATKGVISIKVSERNGNVVGAVQVDAADQIMMITDAGTLVRTRVSEVSIVGRNTQGVTLIRTAEDENVVGLQRVAEPVEDEELDDVVKVEGEIAEDEDVADDIDIDDDIVEDDE from the coding sequence ATGAGCGACCTTGCCAGAGAAATCACACCGGTCAACATTGAAGAAGAGCTGAAAAGCTCGTATCTGGACTATGCCATGTCCGTTATTGTCGGGCGTGCATTACCAGATGTTCGTGATGGACTAAAACCGGTACACCGTCGCGTACTGTATGCGATGAGCGTATTGGGCAACGACTGGAATAAATCGTATAAAAAATCAGCCCGTGTGGTCGGGGATGTGATCGGTAAATATCACCCGCACGGTGATTCCGCCGTGTATGAAACAATCGTCCGTATGGCTCAGCCGTTCTCGCTGCGCTATATGCTGGTCGACGGACAGGGCAACTTTGGTTCGATTGACGGCGACTCTGCGGCGGCGATGCGTTACACCGAAATACGCATGGCGAAAATCGCCCATGAACTGTTGGCCGATCTGGAAAAAGATACCGTTGATTTTGTGCCGAACTATGACGGCACGGAGCAGATTCCCGACGTTATGCCGACCCGCATACCCAACCTGTTGGTTAACGGGTCTTCCGGTATCGCGGTCGGGATGGCCACCAATATTCCGCCCCATAACCTGACGGAAGTGGTGAACGGCTGTCTGGCGTATATCGACGACGAAAATATCAGCCTTGAAGGCCTGATGGAGCATATCAAAGGGCCGGACTTTCCGACCGCCGCCATCATTAACGGCAAGCGCGGTATCGAAGAAGCCTATCGTACCGGACGCGGCAAGATTTATATTCGCGCGCGCGCCGAAGTGGAGGCCGACGCCAAAACCGGGCGTGAAACCATCATCGTGCATGAAATTCCGTATCAGGTGAACAAAGCGCGCCTGATTGAAAAAATTGCCGAACTGGTGAAAGACAAGCGTATCGAGGGCATCAGCGCGCTGCGCGACGAGTCCGATAAAGACGGCATGCGCATCGTTATCGAGATCAAGCGCGATGCGGTGGGCGAGGTGGTGCTGAACAATCTGTACTCCCAGACCCAGCTACAGACCTCTTTCGGCATCAATATGGTGGCGCTGCATCAGGGCCAGCCGAAGATTATGCCGCTGAAGGATATTCTTTCCGCCTTTATCCGCCATCGCCGCGAAGTGGTCACCCGCCGGACTATTTTCGAACTGCGTAAAGCCCGCGACCGGGCGCACATTCTGGAAGGGCTGGCGATTGCCCTGGCGAATATCGATCCGATTATCGAGCTGATCCGCCGCGCGCAGTCCCCGGCGGAAGCAAAGGCCGGATTGATCGCCCAGTCGTGGGCGCTGGGTACGGTTGCGGCGATGCTGGAGCGTGCCGGCGACGATGCCGCGCGCCCTGAATGGCTGGAGCCGGAGTTCGGCATCCGCGACGGTCGCTATTATTTGACCGAGCAGCAGGCGCAGGCGATTCTGGATCTGCGTTTGCAGAAACTGACCGGTCTGGAGCATGAAAAGCTGCTGGATGAATATAAAGAGCTGTTGGCGCAGATTGCCGAGCTGCTTTATATCCTGGCGAACCCGGAACGGCTGATGGAAGTGATCCGCGAAGAGCTGGAAGCGATCAAGGAGCAATATCGCGACGAACGCCGCACCGAGATCACCCACAACACCGCCGATATTAATATTGAAGACCTGATCTGTCAGGAGGATGTGGTGGTGACCTTGTCGCATCAGGGTTACGTCAAGTATCAGCCGTTGAGCGACTATGAAGCCCAGCGCCGCGGCGGACGCGGTAAATCCGCGGCGCGCATCAAGGAAGAGGATTTTATCGATCGTCTGCTGGTCGCCAACACCCATGATACCATTCTGTGTTTCTCCAGCCGCGGCCGCCTGTACTGGATGAAGGTTTATCAGCTGCCGGAAGCCAGCCGCGGAGCGCGCGGCCGGCCCATCGTCAACCTGCTGCCGCTGGAGCCGAACGAGCGTATCACGGCGATCCTGCCGGTGCGGGAATATGAAGAAGGCCGCCATGTCTTTATGGCCACCGCCAGCGGTACAGTGAAGAAAACCGCGCTGACCGAATTCAGCCGTCCGCGCAGCGCCGGTATTATCGCCGTTAATCTGAACGACGGCGATGAACTGATCGGCGTGGATCTGACCGACGGCAGCAATGAAGTGATGTTGTTTTCGGCGGATGGCAAGGTGGTGCGCTTCTCCGAAGGGGCGGTCCGTTCCATGGGCCGTACGGCCACCGGGGTGCGCGGCATCAATCTGCAAGGCGAGGACCGGGTGGTATCGCTGATTATTCCACGCGGCGACGGCGATATCCTGACGGTGACGCAGAACGGCTTCGGCAAGCGCACCGCCGTCAGCGAATATCCGACCAAATCCCGCGCCACCAAGGGGGTTATCTCCATCAAGGTGAGCGAGCGTAACGGCAACGTGGTCGGCGCCGTTCAGGTGGATGCCGCCGACCAGATCATGATGATTACCGATGCCGGTACGCTGGTTCGTACCCGCGTTTCCGAAGTCAGTATCGTCGGGCGTAATACTCAGGGCGTTACGCTGATCCGCACGGCGGAAGATGAGAACGTGGTCGGTCTGCAACGTGTCGCCGAACCGGTGGAAGATGAAGAGTTGGACGACGTGGTGAAAGTCGAGGGTGAAATTGCCGAAGACGAAGACGTCGCCGACGATATCGATATCGATGACGACATCGTGGAAGATGATGAATAA
- a CDS encoding ABC transporter substrate-binding protein, whose amino-acid sequence MNKIVSWLCAALFTLGSAGGFAADGKADRVLVTEAFHSLLYLPVYVAKHQGIFAQNQIDVATIRSAGSGPTALAAVLSGEAQFSVHGPEHVGFAQQKGGKAKAVSAVANSAPVWILAKPDFTFNSPADLKGKRLVSGLAPGTSNTLLLRLLQQQGLDPKKDVTINEVQNGSELGPLLAGRADAAVVYEPQADQGVGQGLKVIYDFTRDYPEYAFSTINTSEKTITDNPQLVARFVKSINESLAFIHQHPDEAKKVARLEFASLDSKVVDAAVQRMIDSNVYPNDAVISPLAFSTAIDIQKFVGNITQDMPYEQIVDGQFASKP is encoded by the coding sequence ATGAATAAAATTGTTTCATGGCTGTGCGCCGCTCTCTTTACTCTGGGGTCTGCCGGCGGTTTTGCCGCTGATGGCAAGGCCGATCGCGTGCTGGTAACCGAAGCGTTTCACTCGCTGCTGTATCTGCCGGTCTATGTGGCGAAACATCAGGGAATCTTCGCTCAGAACCAGATCGATGTGGCGACCATTCGCTCGGCCGGCTCCGGCCCCACCGCGCTGGCGGCGGTGCTGTCCGGCGAGGCGCAGTTCTCGGTTCACGGTCCCGAACATGTGGGATTCGCCCAGCAGAAAGGCGGTAAAGCCAAAGCCGTCAGCGCCGTCGCCAACAGCGCGCCGGTGTGGATACTGGCCAAGCCGGATTTTACCTTTAATTCGCCCGCCGATCTGAAGGGAAAACGGTTGGTTTCCGGGCTGGCGCCCGGCACCTCCAACACGCTGTTGCTGCGTTTACTACAGCAACAGGGGTTGGATCCCAAGAAAGACGTCACGATTAACGAAGTGCAAAATGGCTCGGAGCTGGGGCCGTTGCTGGCCGGGAGAGCGGATGCGGCGGTGGTTTATGAGCCGCAGGCGGATCAGGGCGTAGGGCAGGGGCTGAAGGTGATTTACGACTTTACCCGCGACTACCCCGAATATGCGTTCTCCACCATCAATACTTCGGAGAAAACCATCACCGACAATCCGCAGTTGGTCGCGCGTTTCGTCAAATCCATCAACGAATCTCTGGCTTTTATTCACCAGCACCCGGATGAAGCGAAAAAGGTGGCCCGTCTGGAGTTTGCTTCCCTGGACAGCAAGGTGGTGGACGCGGCGGTACAGCGCATGATCGACAGCAATGTCTATCCCAACGACGCGGTTATTTCACCTTTGGCATTCAGCACCGCGATCGACATCCAGAAATTCGTCGGCAATATCACGCAGGATATGCCTTATGAACAGATTGTTGACGGTCAGTTCGCCAGCAAACCCTGA
- the nrdB gene encoding class Ia ribonucleoside-diphosphate reductase subunit beta, with the protein MAYTTFSQNKNDQLLEPMFFGQSVNVARFDQQKYEIFEKLIEKQLSFFWRPEEVDVSRDRIDYQALPEHEKHIFISNLKYQTLLDSIQGRSPNVALLPLISIPELETWVETWAFSETIHSRSYTHIIRNIVNDPSLVFDDIVTNEEILKRAKDISGYYDSLIEMTSYYHLLGEGTHQVNGKTVTVNLYELKKKLYLCLMSVNALEAIRFYVSFACSFAFAERELMEGNAKIIKLIARDEALHLTGTQHMLNLMRAGHDDPDMAKIAVECQQECYDLFVLAAQQEKEWADYLFRDGSMIGLNKEILCQYVEYITNIRMQAVGLARPFETRTNPIPWINAWLVSDNVQVAPQEVEVSSYLVGQIDSEMNADDLSDFQL; encoded by the coding sequence ATGGCCTATACCACATTTTCACAGAATAAAAACGACCAGCTACTCGAACCCATGTTCTTCGGTCAATCGGTTAACGTTGCCCGTTTCGATCAGCAAAAATACGAAATCTTTGAAAAGCTGATCGAAAAACAACTTTCCTTCTTCTGGCGCCCGGAAGAGGTGGACGTTTCCCGCGATCGCATCGACTATCAGGCGCTGCCTGAGCATGAGAAACACATTTTTATCAGCAACCTGAAATACCAGACGCTGCTGGATTCGATTCAGGGCCGCAGCCCCAACGTTGCGCTGCTGCCGCTGATCTCCATCCCGGAGCTGGAAACCTGGGTGGAAACCTGGGCGTTTTCCGAAACCATCCACTCGCGCTCCTACACCCATATTATCCGCAACATCGTCAACGACCCGTCGCTGGTGTTTGACGACATCGTGACCAATGAAGAGATCCTCAAGCGCGCCAAGGATATCTCCGGCTACTACGATTCGCTTATCGAAATGACCAGCTACTACCACCTGCTGGGCGAAGGCACCCATCAGGTGAACGGCAAAACCGTTACCGTTAATCTGTATGAGCTGAAAAAGAAACTCTATCTGTGCCTGATGAGCGTCAACGCGCTGGAAGCGATCCGTTTCTACGTCAGTTTTGCCTGCTCGTTCGCCTTCGCCGAACGCGAACTGATGGAAGGCAACGCCAAAATCATCAAGCTGATCGCCCGCGACGAGGCGCTGCACCTGACCGGCACCCAGCATATGCTGAACCTGATGCGCGCCGGCCACGACGACCCTGACATGGCTAAAATCGCCGTGGAATGTCAGCAGGAATGCTATGACCTGTTCGTGCTCGCCGCCCAGCAGGAAAAAGAGTGGGCCGACTATCTGTTCCGCGACGGCTCCATGATCGGCCTGAACAAAGAGATCCTGTGTCAGTACGTTGAATACATCACCAATATCCGTATGCAGGCGGTGGGCCTGGCGCGGCCGTTCGAAACGCGCACCAACCCGATTCCGTGGATCAACGCCTGGCTGGTGTCCGATAACGTCCAGGTCGCGCCGCAGGAAGTGGAGGTCAGCTCTTATCTGGTGGGTCAGATTGATTCTGAAATGAATGCCGATGACCTGAGTGATTTCCAGCTTTAA
- a CDS encoding isochorismatase family protein: MYDKLLTVSDAAKMLGISASTLRRLEENGEVKTYGLKVVYTPGGQRRYLADEIQRIYSQTGFASKIGFGSKAAVLIRDVTYAFMDSGSTLAINTPFNKTALRQLLELARRHQAPTVFSRTIYQQDHHFSRMWGKKFSSITVLAEDAYLNRTDAALEGIAFDRMQSTCYISDLHGHDLTMWLKQQGVDTLILGGVTASGSLRATAIEAFQAGFHVVLPREIAGDRSQSVLDFTLLDLNARYADVLGIDEVLGWLAEQPVAAEQEQA, translated from the coding sequence ATGTACGATAAGTTATTGACGGTTTCCGATGCGGCGAAAATGCTGGGGATCTCCGCCAGCACCCTGAGACGGCTGGAGGAAAATGGCGAGGTGAAAACCTATGGCCTCAAGGTGGTTTACACCCCCGGCGGCCAACGCCGCTATCTGGCCGATGAAATCCAGCGCATTTATTCACAGACCGGGTTTGCCAGTAAAATCGGCTTTGGCTCGAAGGCGGCCGTTCTGATTCGCGACGTGACCTATGCCTTTATGGATTCGGGCTCCACGCTGGCGATTAATACGCCGTTTAATAAAACCGCGCTGCGCCAGTTGCTGGAATTGGCCAGGCGACATCAAGCGCCGACGGTATTCAGCCGCACGATTTATCAGCAAGATCACCATTTTTCCCGGATGTGGGGGAAAAAGTTTTCTTCTATTACCGTCCTGGCGGAAGATGCCTACCTTAATCGGACCGATGCCGCGCTGGAGGGCATCGCGTTCGATCGGATGCAGTCCACCTGCTATATCTCCGATTTGCACGGTCACGATCTGACGATGTGGCTGAAGCAACAGGGGGTGGATACGCTTATCCTGGGAGGCGTGACCGCCAGCGGCAGTCTGCGCGCTACGGCGATTGAAGCGTTCCAGGCGGGGTTTCACGTGGTGTTGCCGCGGGAGATTGCCGGCGACAGAAGTCAGTCCGTGCTGGATTTCACCCTATTGGATCTTAACGCCCGCTATGCGGATGTGCTTGGCATTGACGAGGTGCTCGGCTGGCTGGCCGAACAGCCGGTTGCGGCGGAGCAGGAGCAGGCGTAG
- the nrdA gene encoding class 1a ribonucleoside-diphosphate reductase subunit alpha yields MNQSLLVTKRDGSKEKINLDKIHRVITWAAEGLHNVSVSQVELRSHIQFYDGIRTADIHETIIKAAADLISRESPDYQYLAARLAIFHLRKKAYGQFEPPALLDHVRKMVDMGKYDKHLLDDYSAEEFAAMDGFIDHWRDMNFSYAAVKQLEGKYLAQNRVTGEIYESAQFLYILVAACLFSGYPRETRLDYVKRFYDAISTFKISLPTPIMSGVRTPTRQFSSCVLIECGDSLDSINATSSAIVKYVSQRAGIGINAGRIRALGSPIRGGEAFHTGCIPFYKHFQTAVKSCSQGGVRGGAATLFYPLWHLEVESLLVLKNNRGVEGNRVRHLDYGVQLNKLMYQRLVKGGDITLFSPSDVPGLYDAFFADQDEFERLYVQYEQDDSIRKQRIKAVELFSLMMQERASTGRIYIQNVDHCNTHSPFDAQIAPVRQSNLCLEIALPTKPLNDVNDDNGEIALCTLSAFNLGAIDSLDDLEELATLAVRALDALLDYQDYPIPAAERGAMGRRTLGIGVINFAYYLAKNGVRYSDGSANNLTHRTFEAIQYYLLKASNVLAREQGACPWFNETTYSQGVLPIDTYKRDLDAICNEPLHYDWETLRHEIKEFGLRNSTLSALMPSETSSQISNATNGIEPPRGYISVKASKDGILRQVVPEYETLEDAYELLWEMPNNDGYLQLVGLMQKFVDQAISSNTNYDPSRFPSGKVPMKQLLKDLLTAYKLGVKTLYYQNTRDGAEDAQDDLSAQPQDDGCEGGACKI; encoded by the coding sequence ATGAACCAGAGCCTGCTAGTAACCAAACGCGATGGCAGTAAAGAAAAAATCAATCTGGATAAAATCCACCGAGTCATTACCTGGGCTGCGGAAGGATTGCACAATGTCTCTGTTTCTCAGGTGGAACTGCGCTCCCATATCCAGTTTTATGACGGTATCCGCACCGCGGACATCCATGAAACCATCATTAAGGCGGCCGCCGATCTGATCTCCCGTGAAAGCCCCGACTACCAGTATCTGGCGGCGCGGCTGGCGATTTTCCACCTGCGCAAAAAAGCCTACGGCCAGTTTGAGCCGCCCGCGCTGCTGGATCACGTCAGAAAAATGGTCGATATGGGCAAATACGACAAACATCTGCTGGACGACTACAGCGCGGAAGAGTTCGCCGCGATGGACGGCTTTATCGACCACTGGCGCGATATGAACTTCTCTTACGCCGCCGTCAAGCAGCTGGAAGGGAAATATCTGGCGCAGAACCGCGTGACCGGAGAAATCTACGAGAGCGCCCAGTTCCTCTATATCCTGGTCGCCGCCTGCCTGTTCTCCGGCTATCCGCGGGAAACCCGGTTGGACTACGTGAAGCGTTTCTACGACGCCATCTCCACCTTCAAGATCTCGCTGCCGACGCCGATCATGTCCGGCGTGCGTACGCCGACCCGCCAGTTCAGCTCCTGCGTGCTGATCGAGTGCGGCGATAGCCTGGACTCCATCAACGCCACCTCCAGCGCCATTGTAAAATACGTTTCCCAGCGCGCCGGCATCGGCATCAACGCCGGGCGCATCCGCGCGCTGGGCAGCCCGATCCGCGGCGGCGAAGCCTTCCATACCGGCTGTATTCCTTTCTATAAGCATTTCCAGACCGCCGTCAAATCCTGCTCCCAGGGCGGCGTGCGCGGCGGCGCGGCGACGCTGTTCTACCCGCTGTGGCATCTGGAGGTCGAAAGCCTGCTGGTGCTGAAAAACAACCGCGGCGTGGAAGGCAACCGCGTGCGCCATCTCGACTACGGCGTGCAGCTTAACAAGCTGATGTACCAGCGTCTGGTCAAAGGCGGAGATATCACCCTGTTCAGCCCGTCGGACGTGCCGGGGCTGTACGACGCGTTTTTCGCCGATCAGGACGAGTTCGAACGTTTGTACGTGCAATACGAGCAGGACGACAGCATCCGCAAGCAGCGTATCAAGGCGGTCGAGCTGTTCTCTCTGATGATGCAGGAACGCGCCTCCACCGGCCGTATCTATATTCAGAACGTGGATCACTGCAACACTCACAGCCCGTTCGACGCGCAGATTGCGCCGGTGCGCCAGTCCAACCTGTGTCTGGAAATTGCGCTGCCGACCAAGCCGCTCAACGACGTGAATGACGACAACGGCGAAATCGCCCTGTGTACGCTCTCCGCGTTCAACCTCGGCGCCATCGACAGCCTGGACGATCTGGAAGAGCTGGCGACGCTGGCGGTACGCGCGCTGGACGCCCTGCTGGATTATCAGGACTACCCGATCCCCGCCGCCGAACGCGGCGCCATGGGCCGCCGCACGCTGGGCATCGGCGTTATCAACTTCGCCTACTATCTGGCGAAAAACGGCGTGCGCTACTCCGACGGCAGCGCCAACAACCTGACGCACAGAACCTTTGAGGCCATTCAGTATTATCTGCTGAAAGCCTCCAACGTGCTGGCGCGCGAGCAAGGCGCCTGCCCGTGGTTCAACGAAACCACCTATTCCCAGGGGGTGTTGCCCATCGACACCTACAAGCGCGATCTCGACGCGATTTGCAACGAACCGCTGCACTATGACTGGGAAACGCTGCGTCATGAGATTAAGGAATTCGGTCTGCGCAACTCCACGCTCTCCGCGCTGATGCCGTCCGAGACCTCTTCGCAGATCTCCAACGCCACTAACGGCATTGAGCCGCCGCGCGGATACATCAGCGTGAAAGCCTCCAAAGACGGCATTCTGCGCCAAGTGGTGCCGGAGTACGAAACGCTGGAAGACGCTTACGAACTGCTGTGGGAAATGCCGAACAATGACGGCTACCTGCAACTGGTCGGCCTGATGCAGAAATTTGTCGATCAGGCGATTTCGTCCAACACCAACTACGATCCGTCGCGTTTCCCGTCGGGAAAAGTGCCGATGAAGCAACTACTGAAAGATTTGCTGACGGCGTATAAATTAGGCGTCAAAACGCTCTACTACCAGAACACCCGCGACGGCGCGGAAGACGCGCAGGACGACCTGTCGGCACAGCCGCAGGACGACGGTTGCGAAGGCGGCGCCTGTAAGATTTAA
- the yfaE gene encoding class I ribonucleotide reductase maintenance protein YfaE produces MNNATITLRASGAQLACADAGNSLLDVLESHQISVEYQCRSGYCGSCRLRLLKGQVAYRQTPLACIQQGEILPCCCMPVNDIELDM; encoded by the coding sequence ATGAATAACGCCACCATCACCCTGCGCGCGTCGGGTGCGCAGCTGGCCTGCGCGGACGCGGGGAACTCATTGCTGGATGTGCTGGAGTCCCATCAGATCAGCGTCGAATACCAGTGCCGCTCCGGGTACTGCGGCTCCTGCCGCCTGCGCCTGCTGAAAGGCCAGGTCGCCTACCGCCAGACGCCGCTGGCCTGCATTCAGCAGGGAGAAATTCTGCCCTGCTGCTGCATGCCCGTTAATGATATTGAACTGGATATGTGA